The window CAAGCAGAAACCAAGGAGAGCCCATGGCAGCCAAGTCCGACGCCGTCAACCGCTTCACCGCCGCATGGGAGCGCGGGGACGACGACGCCATCAACCGGATCACGATCGAGATCACCCAGAGCGGCAATGACGCCGACGTCGTCGCCATGAGCCGCGTCATGGGCGCCACGACCTACGGCGCCGCCAAGTAGCCAAGCCGGGGCGCCCCTTCCGCCTGCCAGCAATCAGGGGCGCCCCATCCACCCACCACGCGCATGCGCGCAGGAGGCACCACGAACATGACCACGCACGCCCCCGTGCGAGCAACCCCGCCCGTCACCGCCCCCGTTGAACTCGACCTCGAAGCGCGACTCGCCATCGTCGACGCAATCATGGCGGCCCGTATCGACCGGGCCGGACTCGCCTTCGACATCAACACCGCCTACATCCCCGGCGCCGAAATGCCGGAGATTACGGCGCCCCTGCCGCTCACCCCCACCGCAGCGCCCGACCCCTACGCGACGCCGATCGCCGGAATCCTCCACCGGGCCCGCAACCGGATCATGCAGGGCGGATGGTGCCGGGACGCGATCTACGACGAGGGCGGCGCGACCTGCCCCATCCGGGCCATCCGACTTGAGGCGGCCAGTCGAGGTCAAGCCGACGACGCGTGCGTGCTGCTCCTCGACGTCATCCGCGCCGAACTGCCGCACGTCGAAACGATCCCCAGCTGGAACGCCGATCAGGCCAGCGTCGCGCCCGTCCTGCGGTACCTCGAACGCGCCGCCGACCGCGCCCACAGGCGCGGCATCTAAAACCGAAAGGAAGCCCCGTGTCCAACGGCAAGAAAGACGACGCCATTCGCGCCCTATGGGCAGGCCGCACGGCCGAAGCCGAAGCGGCAGGACTCCGCTCGGTGGCGTGCGCCGAGGTCGGCTGTCAGGCCACCGACTACTGCCTCGAAGGCGACATCAGCGATCAGCGGCGCGCCACCCGCTGGGCCAGCAACCACAAACAGCACCTGAAGGGATGACCATGGGATTCCGCCGGGAGACCCGCGACGACGACAACCGTCGAACCAACAGCCTCCTCGACGCCCTCGACCGCGCCAGCGAGATGCGCCCCGACCCCGACGCCGACCTGGACGACTTCGAAACCGTCGTGCTCTTCGGCGTCGGAAACGACCCAACGCAGCCGTACCCTCCCGCTGGCCACACCTACCCGAGAAGGGGGTGAGCCCGTGAACGAGTGCCAGAACTGCGGCGCGCCCGGCGGCTACCCGTACTGCAGCGAAGGCTGCCGCATCGCCGCCAACCCCGAGGACTATCCCGACTACGAAGACGAGCCGACCATCAGCGCCGCCGACTTCGGGCCACTCACCGACATCACCGACCCGTGGGCATCTGACGCCCGCAACCACCGATAGGAGACCGCCATGTGTTCCACCGGACCCACCACCAGCTACGGCTACGAACTGTCCCCCAGCGACGAAGCCGACCTTGACGACATCCCCGTCTGCTGCGGCGACGACATGGATGGTGCCAAGACAGCCCGAGGTGGCATCGACTACACGTGCGGCCGATGCGGCACCGTCCTGGAGATCAGCAAGAGCGGGCTCGTCGACGACATCCGCGAGAAGACTGCCGCCTGATCAGCGCACGGAAGGGCCCCGGCCATCCTCGGCCGGGGCCTTCGTCGTGCACGGTAC is drawn from Streptomyces liliifuscus and contains these coding sequences:
- a CDS encoding DUF6197 family protein; amino-acid sequence: MTTHAPVRATPPVTAPVELDLEARLAIVDAIMAARIDRAGLAFDINTAYIPGAEMPEITAPLPLTPTAAPDPYATPIAGILHRARNRIMQGGWCRDAIYDEGGATCPIRAIRLEAASRGQADDACVLLLDVIRAELPHVETIPSWNADQASVAPVLRYLERAADRAHRRGI